The window AGTGAAAACAAAACAATAAAAGTAGAATCAGTGAAGCGAATAGACATCAAAGGCAAACCTCCCGTTGTGGAAATAACAAAGATAGGCGGAGAGCCGAATAGCGGCGCCGTGAATATATATACTACACAGGTTGACTGGGTTCTTTCAAGCGGAGACCATGTAATTGAAATCACCGTAAAAGACGCAGCGGGCAATGAATCCGCGCCGGAGGTTCGGAAAAGACTTGAAAAAATAACATTGACATAAAGAAAGCGTGGTATAATAAAACAGTTTTTAAAATATTGTTGATTTTATGGTTAAATAAAAAAGGTGAAATATGGAGATGTTATATAGATGTGATATTTGTAAAAATATAATTGAAGAGAGGGATGATAAAGTGTTTGCGAGTTAC of the bacterium genome contains:
- a CDS encoding choice-of-anchor X domain-containing protein gives rise to the protein TGGWKPEVDVEIVRTDSSLQPSTLSLRLFDDGLHADYDPNDGYFANKIMLDKMEGQYDVKVAGKVTSENKTIKVESVKRIDIKGKPPVVEITKIGGEPNSGAVNIYTTQVDWVLSSGDHVIEITVKDAAGNESAPEVRKRLEKITLT